From one Rhodamnia argentea isolate NSW1041297 chromosome 1, ASM2092103v1, whole genome shotgun sequence genomic stretch:
- the LOC115740308 gene encoding B3 domain-containing protein At1g49475-like translates to MNKGCRYFESETPHFFKIVLSDALQNGRLGIPKKFVRKYGSNLPGLVSLHVASGDVWEVELLRENDNAFLRRGWPDFAKRYAIQQGHFLVFRHEGGSAFRVVIFDKSASEIEYPVVPENGDPKMEEDEGDMSVEAFEDHSDQTRRNQRQELPSASIPSPSSKKKKTNERLNKQAVGGSSDFALFIGTL, encoded by the exons ATGAACAAGGGATGCAGATATTTTGAGTCGGAGACTCCACATTTCTTCAAGATTGTTCTATCTGATGCCCTTCAGAATGGAAGACTC GGAATCCCAAAGAAGTTCGTGAGGAAATATGGAAGCAATCTGCCGGGCCTGGTCTCCCTCCATGTAGCCAGTGGCGACGTTTGGGAAGTGGAGCTGCTGAGAGAGAATGACAACGCTTTTCTGCGGAGAGGATGGCCGGACTTCGCGAAGCGTTACGCCATCCAACAAGGTCACTTCCTGGTGTTCAGACACGAAGGAGGCTCCGCGTTTCGCGTGGTCATATTCGACAAGAGTGCTTCGGAGATTGAGTACCCCGTCGTCCCTGAAAATGGCGATCCGAAAATGGAAGAAGATGAGGGGGACATGTCCGTTGAAGCATTCGAGGATCATTCCGATCAGACGCGCCGAAACCAAAGGCAAGAGCTGCCTTCGGCGTCAATACCATCTCCAtcttcgaagaagaagaaaacaaacgaGCGCTTGAATAAGCAGGCAGTTGGAGGTAGCTCTGACTTTGCACTCTTTATTGGAACATTATGA
- the LOC115740309 gene encoding B3 domain-containing protein Os03g0212300-like — protein sequence MPLLSRSLKKFLLISRTSSFVNRTEMDGKRRSSRTRFFKVLIHDDFNTRLRIPPAFVVNHLPGLIIPKRFKLTNCARRSWHVDIEKVDDGLFFTRGWKAFAQDNSLQFGDFLVFKFNGASRFYVRAYGLHACEKEVPPFARKRKRGESALIEANNPTADVGGEERGVFRSFGPNLKHEDTDSVPEPDKDAEETLIYMDVNGVVHACFNVVITSNSLQYLRMPWQFIKDYIGTGKQTAELQYADRSWLVRLRVFPSFQGGFYEGWTAFAKSNNLLSGDACLFELIDGEEIVFKVSVHTNVML from the exons ATGCCCTTGTTGAGCAGATCTCTGAAAAAATTCCTCTTGATCTCTCGAACGTCATCGTTCGTCAACAGAACGGAAATGGACGGCAAAAGAAGGAGCTCGAGAACTAGATTCTTCAAGGTTCTTATTCATGATGACTTCAACACCCGGTTG CGAATCCCCCCTGCATTTGTCGTCAATCATCTTCCTGGACTCATAATTCCCAAAAGATTCAAGCTAACGAATTGCGCCCGAAGATCTTGGCACGTGGACATTGAGAAGGTCGACGATGGCTTGTTCTTCACGAGGGGTTGGAAAGCATTTGCTCAGGACAATTCGTTGCAGTTCGGCGACTTCCTGGTTTTCAAGTTCAATGGAGCCTCCAGATTCTACGTGAGGGCGTACGGATTGCACGCGTGCGAGAAGGAGGTCCCGCCGTTCGCTAGGAAGCGCAAACGCGGCGAGTCTGCTCTAATTGAGGCAAATAATCCTACAGCAGACGTGGGCGGCGAAGAGCGTGGCGTGTTTCGTTCATTCGGACCGAATCTCAAGCATGAAGATACCGATTCCGTACCAGAGCCTGACAAGGATGCAGAGGAGACTCTGATTTACATGGATGTGAATGGAGTGGTTCATGCTTGCTTCAATGTGGTTATCACATCGAATTCTCTCCAATATTTG CGCATGCCTTGGCAATTCATTAAGGATTACATCGGAACTGGGAAGCAAACCGCGGAGCTTCAGTATGCAGATCGTTCATGGCTGGTGAGGTTGCGTGTGTTTCCATCTTTCCAGGGAGGATTCTATGAAGGTTGGACTGCTTTTGCAAAGAGCAATAATCTGCTCTCTGGAGACGCCTGTTTGTTCGAGTTGATTGATGGGGAAGAAATTGTGTTCAAGGTATCCGTTCACACAAATGTGATGCTTTAG